In the Piscinibacter sp. XHJ-5 genome, one interval contains:
- the xseA gene encoding exodeoxyribonuclease VII large subunit: MVEPVFRGPQRLVWTVAGLVRAVSDALANRFSVCTVRGELSAFSRAPSGHCYFCLKDSDGESALIRCAMFRRAAGMLDFTPADGHLVELRGRMALYEPRGELQFVVESMQRAGAGALFEQFLRLKAKLEAEGLFDPAGKRELPRHPRRVGVVTSLAAAALHDVLSSLARRAPHVEVIVYPCPVQGSDAPDALVRALAVATRRSEVDTLILCRGGGSLEDLWAFNDERVVRAVVASRIPVVCGVGHETDVTLCDFAADLRAPTPTAAAELATSALADDQAALRSLGGRMRRRVEQLVDAHSQRLDAASLRLARPALMLHRQAGALAMLQQRLSTTVHRTTSVHAARLDQHAARWQRAMPATIDFHRQRVASLGVRLHALDPKQVLRRGYAWLADTNGEPVQSVVRLRVGQALAAVLADGSANVQVTGLAPTPPDNDN, from the coding sequence GTGGTTGAGCCGGTTTTCAGGGGACCGCAGCGGCTGGTCTGGACGGTCGCTGGTCTCGTCCGCGCGGTCTCCGATGCGCTCGCCAACCGCTTCTCGGTGTGCACCGTGCGTGGCGAGTTGTCTGCCTTTTCGCGTGCCCCCAGCGGTCATTGCTACTTCTGCCTGAAGGACTCCGACGGCGAGTCCGCCCTGATCCGGTGTGCGATGTTTCGGCGCGCTGCGGGCATGCTCGATTTCACGCCCGCGGATGGTCATCTCGTCGAGCTTCGCGGCCGCATGGCCCTGTACGAGCCGCGCGGGGAACTTCAATTCGTCGTCGAGTCGATGCAGCGAGCCGGCGCTGGCGCGCTGTTCGAGCAATTCCTGCGGCTGAAGGCCAAGCTCGAGGCCGAAGGACTCTTCGATCCGGCCGGCAAGCGCGAGCTGCCGCGCCATCCGCGTCGCGTCGGCGTCGTCACCTCGCTGGCGGCCGCTGCGCTTCACGATGTGCTCAGCTCGCTTGCCCGTCGCGCACCCCACGTCGAGGTGATCGTGTACCCATGTCCCGTTCAGGGCTCGGACGCACCGGACGCGTTGGTGCGCGCTCTCGCTGTGGCAACGCGACGCAGCGAGGTGGACACGCTGATCCTGTGCCGTGGCGGCGGTTCGCTGGAGGACCTCTGGGCGTTCAACGACGAGCGTGTCGTGCGGGCCGTCGTGGCTTCACGCATTCCTGTCGTCTGCGGCGTGGGACACGAGACCGACGTGACGCTGTGCGACTTCGCGGCCGACCTGCGCGCACCCACGCCGACCGCCGCCGCCGAGCTGGCCACCTCCGCGCTCGCGGACGATCAGGCGGCCTTGCGCTCACTGGGTGGGCGCATGCGGCGTCGCGTCGAGCAGCTCGTGGATGCGCATTCGCAGCGGCTCGATGCGGCCTCGTTGCGGTTGGCCCGTCCTGCGCTCATGCTGCACCGCCAAGCCGGTGCGCTGGCGATGTTGCAGCAGCGGCTGTCGACGACGGTCCATCGTACGACGTCGGTGCATGCCGCTCGGCTCGATCAGCACGCAGCCCGGTGGCAACGGGCCATGCCGGCGACCATCGACTTTCACCGGCAGCGTGTCGCGTCGCTCGGGGTGCGCCTGCATGCCCTGGATCCCAAACAGGTGCTGCGGCGCGGGTACGCATGGCTGGCGGACACGAACGGCGAGCCGGTCCAGTCGGTCGTCCGGTTGCGGGTCGGCCAGGCTCTCGCTGCGGTGCTCGCCGACGGGTCTGCCAACGTGCAGGTGACGGGTCTCGCGCCGACGCCGCCTGACAACGACAACTGA
- a CDS encoding Fe-Mn family superoxide dismutase: protein MEHTLPPLPYPHDALAPHMSRETLEYHHDKHHNAYVVNLNNLQKGTEFESMGLEEIVKKSSGGIYNNAAQVWNHTFFWSCLKPQGGGEPKGALAAAINAKWGSYAAFKEAFTKSAVGNFGSGWTWLVKKSDGSVDIVNMGAAGTPLTTGDKALLTIDVWEHAYYIDYRNLRPKFVETFLSSLVNWDFAEKNFA, encoded by the coding sequence ATGGAACACACCCTGCCGCCGCTGCCGTATCCACACGACGCGCTCGCGCCGCACATGAGCCGGGAGACGCTCGAATACCACCACGACAAGCACCACAACGCGTATGTCGTGAACCTGAACAACCTGCAGAAGGGGACCGAGTTCGAAAGCATGGGCCTGGAGGAGATCGTCAAGAAGTCCTCCGGCGGGATCTACAACAACGCCGCCCAGGTCTGGAACCACACCTTCTTCTGGAGCTGCCTGAAGCCGCAGGGCGGCGGCGAGCCGAAGGGCGCGCTGGCTGCGGCGATCAATGCGAAGTGGGGCAGCTACGCCGCTTTCAAGGAGGCGTTCACGAAGAGCGCGGTCGGCAACTTCGGAAGCGGCTGGACCTGGCTGGTGAAGAAGTCGGACGGCTCGGTCGATATCGTCAACATGGGAGCAGCCGGCACGCCGCTCACCACCGGTGACAAGGCGCTGCTCACGATCGACGTGTGGGAGCACGCGTACTACATCGACTACCGCAACCTGCGCCCGAAGTTCGTCGAGACATTCCTCAGCTCGCTGGTGAACTGGGACTTCGCCGAAAAGAACTTCGCCTGA
- a CDS encoding DUF192 domain-containing protein produces MNINALRTFVAAPALAVSLACLAQTGPQKLPSIRLNAGIHNIQAEVARTPQQREIGLMFRESMGPNEGMLFAFDEPATQCFWMRNTFVPLAVAFVADDGTIVNTDEMKPQTLDSHCSAQPVRFVLEMNKDWFTKRGIKAGFKLKGEPFRP; encoded by the coding sequence ATGAACATCAACGCCCTCCGCACTTTCGTCGCCGCGCCCGCGCTCGCTGTGTCCCTCGCGTGTCTTGCGCAGACCGGTCCGCAGAAGCTGCCATCGATACGACTCAATGCCGGCATCCACAACATCCAGGCCGAGGTAGCGCGCACGCCGCAACAGCGGGAGATCGGGCTGATGTTCCGCGAGTCGATGGGCCCCAACGAAGGCATGCTGTTCGCGTTCGACGAGCCTGCGACACAGTGCTTCTGGATGAGAAACACCTTCGTCCCCCTGGCAGTGGCGTTCGTCGCGGACGACGGCACCATCGTGAATACCGACGAGATGAAACCGCAGACGCTGGATTCGCACTGTTCGGCCCAGCCCGTGCGCTTCGTGCTGGAGATGAACAAGGACTGGTTCACCAAGCGCGGCATCAAGGCCGGCTTCAAGCTGAAGGGGGAGCCCTTCCGCCCCTGA
- the icd gene encoding NADP-dependent isocitrate dehydrogenase, translated as MYQHIKVPQGGQKITVNADFSLSVPDQPIIPYIEGDGTGFDITPVMIKVVDAAVEKSYGGKKKIHWMEVYAGEKSTKVYGPDVWLPEETLQVLKEYVVSIKGPLTTPVGGGIRSLNVALRQELDLYVCLRPIQYFDGVPSPVKEPHKTNMVIFRENSEDIYAGIEFEAQSDKAKKLIKILQDEFGVKKIRFPGTSAIGVKPVSKEGTERLVRKAIQYAIDNDKPSVTLVHKGNIMKFTEGGFRDWGYALAQTEFGAEPIDGGPWVKFRNPKTGKDIVVKDSIADAFLQQILLRPAEYSVIATLNLNGDYVSDALAAQVGGIGIAPGANLSDSVAMFEATHGTAPKYAGKDYVNPGSEILSAEMMLRHMGWTQAADLVISSMEKAILSKKVTYDFARLMDGATQVSCSGFGQVMIDHM; from the coding sequence ATGTACCAGCACATCAAGGTGCCCCAAGGCGGGCAGAAGATCACCGTCAACGCCGACTTCTCGCTCAGCGTTCCGGACCAGCCGATCATTCCGTACATCGAGGGTGACGGCACCGGCTTCGACATCACGCCGGTCATGATCAAGGTGGTCGATGCGGCGGTCGAGAAGTCGTACGGCGGCAAGAAGAAGATCCACTGGATGGAGGTCTACGCCGGCGAGAAGTCGACCAAGGTCTACGGTCCCGATGTGTGGCTGCCCGAAGAGACGCTGCAGGTGCTGAAGGAGTACGTTGTCTCGATCAAAGGGCCGCTGACCACGCCGGTGGGCGGGGGCATCCGCTCGCTGAACGTGGCGCTGCGCCAGGAGCTCGACCTGTATGTCTGCCTGCGACCCATCCAGTACTTCGACGGTGTGCCTTCGCCGGTGAAGGAGCCGCACAAGACGAACATGGTGATCTTCCGCGAGAACTCGGAGGACATCTACGCCGGCATCGAATTCGAGGCGCAGAGCGACAAGGCCAAGAAGCTCATCAAGATCCTGCAAGACGAGTTCGGGGTCAAGAAGATCCGCTTCCCGGGCACTTCGGCGATCGGCGTCAAGCCTGTCTCCAAGGAGGGCACCGAGCGCCTGGTGCGCAAGGCCATCCAGTACGCGATCGACAACGACAAACCGTCGGTGACGCTGGTCCACAAGGGCAACATCATGAAGTTCACCGAAGGCGGTTTTCGCGACTGGGGCTACGCCCTGGCGCAGACCGAGTTCGGCGCGGAGCCCATTGACGGCGGCCCGTGGGTCAAGTTCAGGAATCCGAAGACCGGCAAGGACATCGTTGTCAAGGACTCGATCGCCGACGCCTTCCTCCAGCAGATCCTGCTGCGCCCCGCCGAGTACTCCGTGATCGCGACTCTCAACCTCAACGGCGACTATGTCTCCGACGCGCTCGCGGCACAGGTGGGCGGCATCGGCATCGCGCCGGGGGCCAATCTGTCCGACTCTGTCGCGATGTTCGAGGCGACTCACGGCACGGCGCCGAAGTACGCCGGCAAGGACTACGTGAATCCGGGCTCGGAGATCCTCTCGGCCGAAATGATGTTGCGGCACATGGGCTGGACCCAGGCCGCCGATCTCGTCATTTCCTCCATGGAAAAGGCGATCCTGTCGAAGAAGGTGACCTACGACTTCGCCCGGCTGATGGACGGCGCCACTCAGGTGTCATGCTCTGGCTTCGGTCAGGTGATGATCGACCACATGTGA
- a CDS encoding cold shock domain-containing protein: MALGTVKWFNDAKGFGFIEPEGGGEDVFAHFSAIQMDGFRTLKQGGKVTYDLVQGPKGQLAQNICPVDGSGAARPVKQVSAAGAQAVAG; this comes from the coding sequence ATGGCCCTCGGGACAGTCAAGTGGTTCAACGACGCCAAAGGCTTCGGCTTCATTGAACCAGAGGGGGGTGGCGAAGACGTCTTCGCGCATTTCTCGGCCATTCAGATGGACGGATTTCGAACCCTGAAGCAAGGCGGCAAGGTCACCTACGACCTCGTGCAAGGCCCCAAGGGTCAGCTGGCCCAGAACATCTGCCCGGTCGACGGCTCCGGCGCCGCGCGCCCCGTCAAGCAGGTGTCGGCAGCCGGCGCGCAGGCGGTCGCTGGCTGA
- the clpS gene encoding ATP-dependent Clp protease adapter ClpS has protein sequence MPAEPPSPPALPPRGMPKPDDGQGAVVVERQPAKTLPPPMYQVVMLNDDYTPMEFVVMVLQEYFKRDLETATQIMLKIHHEGRGVCGVYSKDVAATKVELVLAAARRGGHPLQCIMEAA, from the coding sequence ATGCCAGCGGAGCCGCCATCTCCACCCGCTCTCCCGCCTCGGGGGATGCCCAAGCCCGACGACGGGCAAGGGGCCGTCGTTGTCGAGCGGCAGCCGGCGAAAACGCTCCCGCCACCCATGTACCAGGTGGTCATGCTCAACGACGACTACACGCCGATGGAGTTCGTCGTGATGGTTCTGCAGGAGTACTTCAAACGCGACCTCGAAACCGCGACCCAGATCATGCTGAAGATTCATCATGAGGGTCGGGGTGTGTGCGGCGTCTATTCAAAGGATGTCGCCGCCACCAAGGTTGAGCTGGTGCTGGCCGCCGCACGGCGCGGTGGCCACCCGTTGCAATGCATTATGGAGGCCGCATGA
- the clpA gene encoding ATP-dependent Clp protease ATP-binding subunit ClpA, with translation MIAQELEVSLHMAFVEARQQRHEFITVEHLLMALLDNPSAAEVLRACSANIDDLRKSLLQFIKENTPTVGGSDEVDTQPTLGFQRVIQRAIMHVQSTGSGKKEVTGANVLVAIFGEKDSHAVYYLHQQGVTRLDVVNFIAHGIKKSDPPEPAKSQDGAGAESEKEEGEGKGSPLDQFTQNLNQLAREGKIDPLIGRELEVERVIQILCRRRKNNPLLVGEAGVGKTAIAEGLAWRITQGDVPEVLASATVYALDMGALLAGTKYRGDFEQRLKGVLKHLKDQPNSILFIDEIHTLIGAGAASGGTLDASNLLKPALSQGTMKCIGATTFSEYRGIFEKDAALSRRFQKIDVVEPSVEQTVEILKGLKSRFEEHHSVKYALNALQAAAELSAKFINDRHLPDKAIDVIDEAGAAQRILPKNKQKKTITRSEVEEIVAKIARIPPASVSSDDRSKLKSLDRDLNSVVFGQEPAIEALASAIKMARSGLGKPDKPIGSFLFSGPTGVGKTEVARQLAYILGIELIRFDMSEYMERHAVSRLIGAPPGYVGFDQGGLLTEAITKKPHAVLLLDEIEKAHPDVFNVLLQVMDHGTLTDNNGRKADFRNVIIVMTTNAGAETMNKATIGFTNAREQGDEMADIKRLFTPEFRNRLDAVVSFRALDEEIILRVVDKFLLQLESQLAEKKVEVTFTDALRKYLAKKGFDPLMGARPMQRLIQDTIRRALADELLFGRLVDGGRLTVDLGEDEKPVLDIQPARKSDKPKAEPATA, from the coding sequence ATGATTGCGCAAGAGCTAGAAGTCAGCTTGCACATGGCGTTTGTCGAGGCGCGCCAGCAGCGACACGAATTCATCACTGTCGAGCACCTGCTCATGGCGCTGCTCGACAACCCGTCCGCGGCTGAGGTGCTTCGCGCCTGCTCGGCCAACATCGATGATCTACGCAAGAGCTTGCTGCAGTTCATCAAGGAGAACACCCCGACCGTCGGCGGATCGGACGAGGTGGACACGCAGCCTACGCTTGGCTTCCAGCGCGTGATCCAGCGCGCGATCATGCACGTACAGTCCACCGGCAGCGGCAAGAAAGAGGTGACCGGCGCGAACGTGCTGGTGGCCATCTTTGGCGAGAAGGACTCCCACGCGGTGTACTACCTGCACCAGCAGGGTGTGACCCGGCTTGATGTCGTGAACTTCATCGCGCACGGCATCAAGAAGTCCGACCCGCCCGAGCCTGCCAAGTCGCAAGACGGCGCCGGTGCCGAAAGCGAGAAGGAAGAGGGCGAAGGCAAGGGCTCGCCGCTCGATCAATTCACGCAGAACCTCAACCAACTTGCGCGCGAAGGCAAGATCGATCCGCTGATCGGCCGCGAACTCGAGGTCGAGCGTGTCATCCAGATCCTCTGCCGCCGGCGCAAGAACAACCCGCTGCTGGTCGGGGAAGCCGGCGTCGGCAAGACCGCCATTGCCGAGGGCCTGGCGTGGCGCATCACCCAGGGCGACGTGCCCGAGGTTCTCGCCAGTGCAACCGTGTATGCACTCGACATGGGCGCGTTGCTCGCCGGCACCAAGTACCGCGGCGATTTCGAGCAGCGCCTGAAGGGTGTGCTGAAGCACCTGAAGGACCAGCCGAACTCGATTCTGTTCATCGACGAGATCCACACGTTGATCGGCGCCGGTGCAGCTTCGGGCGGCACGCTCGACGCAAGCAACCTGCTGAAGCCGGCGCTGAGCCAGGGCACCATGAAGTGCATCGGCGCGACGACGTTCAGCGAGTACCGCGGCATCTTCGAGAAGGACGCGGCGCTGTCGCGGCGCTTCCAGAAGATCGACGTGGTTGAGCCGTCTGTCGAGCAGACCGTGGAGATCCTGAAGGGCCTGAAGTCGCGCTTCGAGGAGCACCACAGCGTCAAGTACGCACTCAACGCGCTGCAAGCGGCGGCCGAGCTGTCTGCCAAGTTCATCAATGACCGGCATCTGCCCGACAAGGCGATCGACGTGATCGATGAAGCGGGCGCCGCCCAACGCATCCTGCCGAAGAACAAGCAGAAGAAGACCATCACCCGCAGCGAGGTCGAAGAGATCGTCGCCAAGATCGCGCGCATCCCGCCGGCATCGGTGTCGAGCGATGATCGGTCGAAGCTCAAGAGCCTGGACCGGGATCTCAACAGCGTCGTCTTCGGCCAAGAGCCGGCCATCGAGGCCTTGGCCTCGGCCATCAAGATGGCCCGGTCCGGCCTCGGCAAGCCGGACAAGCCGATCGGCTCGTTCCTGTTCTCGGGGCCCACCGGCGTGGGCAAGACGGAGGTGGCGCGCCAACTTGCGTACATCCTGGGCATCGAGCTGATCCGCTTCGACATGTCCGAGTACATGGAGCGTCATGCGGTCAGCCGCCTCATCGGCGCGCCTCCGGGTTACGTCGGTTTCGACCAGGGGGGTCTGCTCACCGAAGCGATCACCAAGAAGCCGCACGCGGTGCTGCTGCTCGACGAAATCGAGAAGGCGCACCCGGACGTCTTCAACGTCCTTCTGCAGGTCATGGACCACGGCACGCTGACCGACAACAACGGGCGCAAGGCCGACTTCCGCAACGTGATCATCGTGATGACGACCAACGCTGGCGCCGAGACGATGAACAAGGCGACGATCGGCTTCACGAACGCGCGCGAGCAGGGCGACGAGATGGCTGACATCAAGCGCCTGTTCACGCCCGAGTTCCGGAATCGCCTCGATGCGGTGGTGAGCTTCCGCGCGCTCGACGAGGAGATCATCCTGCGAGTCGTCGACAAGTTCCTGCTGCAGCTCGAGAGCCAGCTCGCCGAAAAGAAGGTCGAGGTGACCTTCACCGATGCGCTGCGCAAGTACCTCGCGAAGAAGGGATTCGATCCGCTGATGGGTGCGCGTCCGATGCAACGCCTGATCCAGGACACCATTCGTCGTGCGCTGGCAGACGAGCTGCTGTTTGGCCGATTGGTCGACGGCGGACGTCTCACGGTCGACCTCGGCGAAGACGAAAAGCCGGTGCTCGACATCCAGCCCGCGCGCAAGAGCGACAAGCCGAAGGCCG